Proteins encoded in a region of the Panthera tigris isolate Pti1 chromosome B2, P.tigris_Pti1_mat1.1, whole genome shotgun sequence genome:
- the LOC122238843 gene encoding uncharacterized protein LOC122238843, whose translation MASKGRMMHGKSDGPQRGSEGLMHNRGNKNRGSPEYGLLDWIGKAISGPPACCLQETHLQHVLSSKNTSNQTHLYFFDGSTKGVPHRTAFFLGAKHLEAEISTQRTSRDPLALSNFARQTLTSQPPAWVRDLPLSSPTVSAQGETVPSGQPKRQAAAPLEGQQGERRRQCHLTWRSVQGRGVVATSCVLHQGFGGVPGSDQPQPGQNLGRSGLAALRPEPRLPAATSAERRGCEACSQPPGGGAREIRNLLLLSAFLPFSKSPPVIQLLKLGLCLSLHSKVKYDPLLIKTLTWFSFALKL comes from the exons ATGGCTTCAAAAGGGAGAATGATGCATGGGAAATCAGATGGGCCACAGAGAGGCAGTGAGGGCCTGATGCACAACAGAGGGAATAAGAATAGAG GAAGCCCTGAGTATGGTCTCTTAGACTGGATTGGCAAAGCAATTTCAG gtcctcCTGCATGCTGCTTACAAGAAACCCACCTACAACATGTGTTAAGTTCCAAGAATACTTCAAATCAAACTCACCTGTACTTCTTTGATGGGAGTACTAAG GGGGTACCTCACCGCACAGCATTCTTTCTCGGGGCCAAACACCTCGAGGCAGAAATCAGCACCCAGCGAACCTCCCGTGATCCGTTAGCACTCAGTAACTTTGCAAGACAAACCCTGacatcccagcctccagcctgggTGCGGGACTTACCTCTCAGTTCACCAACCGTTTCAGCGCAGGGAGAAACTGTACCCTCAGGCCAACCAAAACGTCAGGCTGCAGCCCCCCTGGAGGgccagcagggagagaggagaaggcagtGTCACCTTACCTGGCGCAGCGTCCAGGGTCGGGGTGTCGTCGCAACCAGCTGCGTGTTGCACCAAGGGTTCGGGGGCGTCCCAGGGAGTGACCAGCCCCAACCCGGGCAGAATCTGGGCCGAAGCGGGCTTGCTGCCCTCCGCCCCGAGCCCCGTCTCCCCGCAGCGACCAGTGCCGAGCGCCGCGGCTGTGAAGCCTGCTCTCAGCCCCCTGGAGGCGGAGCCCGGGAGATAAG aaacctgctcctcctctctgccttcttgCCTTTCTCAAAGTCACCACCAGTCATCCAATTGCTCAAGCTAGGACTTTGCCTCAGTCTTCACTCTAAAGTTAAGTATGACCCTCTCCTGATTAAAACACTAACATGGTTTTCCTTTGCTCTTAAGCTCTGA